In a genomic window of Nesterenkonia halotolerans:
- a CDS encoding laccase domain-containing protein, protein MSLPPVPAATPSPFWWRQSTGDGVHLAFTSVEAGNLARHVGPQHDVESHRLRLQEAMGVPAGSLRFLDQVHSAQVLDADDVAPTVAPPPDGGATTVPTGDAWVCSDGSVPLAIMVADCLPVLLVGQRDRDDPRTAAVTAAAHAGRPGLLAGVLENTVTAMRDRGAVAITAWIGPGACGSCYEIPDEMLAEYATVRPALASTTSWGTSAMDLRAEAEQVLAQAGVTLAPLAGCTLEDASLFSHRRAPGQGRFAGLIWMDPLAPPHR, encoded by the coding sequence GTGAGCCTGCCCCCCGTTCCCGCCGCGACACCCTCACCCTTCTGGTGGCGGCAGAGCACCGGTGACGGGGTGCACCTGGCCTTCACCTCGGTGGAGGCAGGAAATCTGGCCCGACACGTTGGGCCCCAGCATGATGTCGAGTCGCACCGGCTCAGACTCCAGGAGGCGATGGGCGTTCCCGCAGGGTCGCTCCGCTTCCTGGACCAGGTCCACTCGGCCCAGGTGCTCGACGCTGACGACGTCGCACCGACAGTGGCGCCTCCGCCTGACGGCGGAGCGACGACTGTCCCCACCGGTGACGCCTGGGTCTGCTCCGACGGATCCGTTCCGCTGGCGATCATGGTGGCCGACTGCCTTCCGGTCCTGCTCGTCGGTCAACGCGACCGAGACGACCCCCGGACTGCGGCGGTGACGGCCGCGGCCCACGCGGGACGTCCTGGACTTCTGGCCGGAGTCCTGGAGAACACCGTCACCGCGATGCGCGACCGCGGGGCCGTCGCGATCACCGCCTGGATCGGCCCCGGCGCCTGCGGGTCCTGCTACGAGATCCCCGACGAGATGCTCGCCGAGTACGCCACCGTTCGACCTGCCCTCGCGTCCACCACCAGCTGGGGGACCAGTGCCATGGATCTGCGCGCGGAGGCCGAGCAGGTGCTGGCTCAGGCTGGGGTCACGCTCGCCCCGCTCGCCGGCTGCACGCTGGAGGACGCCTCCCTGTTCTCGCACCGCCGCGCCCCCGGCCAGGGGCGGTTCGCCGGACTGATCTGGATGGACCCGCTGGCGCCACCCCATCGCTGA
- the murG gene encoding undecaprenyldiphospho-muramoylpentapeptide beta-N-acetylglucosaminyltransferase, which produces MSTPSVVLAGGGTAGHVSPLLAVARAVERLVPDARLSIIGTAAGLETRLVPEAGYRLRTIEKVPMPRRPTRDMLHFPARFGQAVRDAAEILRSEEADVVMGVGGYVCTPVYVAARRLGIPVVLHEANARPGLANKLGHRFAAFTGVAFEGTPLKGAEWVGMPMSREISQLDRRSARSEALQSLGLDPEKVTLVVTGGSSGALSLNRSIEDSLNDVVGTGAQLLHLTGRDKAITDDSGTLLELPGYHQREYLDGMQLAYAAADLIIARAGAATVSEVAAVGLPAVFVPLPVGNGEQELNARELVAAGGALLVKDEHFNKSWIRRNILPLLEDRSLLETMEQQSASRGITDADERMARATLRAAGHELDDAEAGQ; this is translated from the coding sequence ATGAGCACACCTTCAGTGGTTCTCGCCGGCGGCGGGACCGCCGGACACGTCAGCCCGCTGCTGGCGGTGGCACGCGCCGTCGAACGCCTCGTCCCTGACGCCCGGCTGAGCATCATCGGCACCGCCGCAGGACTGGAGACCCGGCTCGTGCCCGAGGCCGGCTACCGGCTGCGCACCATCGAGAAGGTGCCCATGCCGCGGCGGCCCACCCGCGACATGCTGCACTTCCCCGCGCGCTTCGGCCAGGCCGTCCGCGACGCCGCCGAGATCCTGCGCAGCGAAGAGGCTGATGTGGTGATGGGAGTCGGTGGATACGTCTGCACCCCGGTGTACGTGGCCGCCCGGCGGCTGGGCATCCCCGTGGTGCTGCATGAGGCGAATGCGCGCCCGGGTCTGGCGAACAAGCTCGGCCACCGCTTCGCGGCCTTCACCGGGGTGGCCTTCGAAGGCACGCCGCTCAAGGGCGCCGAGTGGGTCGGCATGCCCATGTCCCGGGAGATCTCCCAGCTGGACCGGCGCTCCGCCCGTTCAGAGGCTCTGCAGAGCCTCGGCCTGGACCCGGAGAAGGTGACCCTCGTGGTCACCGGCGGCTCCTCGGGGGCACTCTCGCTGAATCGTTCGATCGAGGACTCCCTGAACGACGTGGTGGGCACCGGCGCCCAGCTGCTGCACCTGACCGGGCGCGACAAGGCCATCACCGACGACTCCGGGACGCTTCTCGAGCTGCCCGGGTACCACCAGCGCGAGTACCTGGACGGGATGCAGCTGGCATACGCCGCCGCCGATCTGATCATCGCCCGCGCCGGCGCTGCCACCGTCAGCGAGGTGGCGGCGGTCGGGCTTCCCGCCGTGTTCGTCCCGCTGCCCGTGGGCAACGGCGAGCAGGAGCTCAACGCCCGCGAGCTCGTCGCCGCCGGAGGCGCGCTGCTGGTCAAGGACGAGCACTTCAACAAGTCCTGGATCCGTCGCAACATCCTCCCGCTGCTCGAGGACCGGAGCCTGCTGGAGACCATGGAGCAGCAGTCGGCTTCGCGCGGCATCACCGACGCCGATGAGCGCATGGCCCGCGCCACGCTGCGCGCTGCAGGTCACGAGCTCGACGATGCGGAGGCCGGTCAGTGA
- a CDS encoding cell division protein FtsQ/DivIB codes for MRMRFRRTAAPGEDRETTQTAAAHAVPGEDQTETPLDFPEPAAVTSRRRRRRRALTGLIALAVLLGLVAMLYFSPLLALRSITVEDNDLVTDARAQELLEPLGGTPLPQVSEADVSTLLQDELAVAEVVVAAELPAGLQVRVIEHPPVAEVRVGEEIHFYSQQGEVIRVFEGSELPDAEGYATPEISAEAALQNESVFRTIVSVLGQLPEGARDELDSATAESRDSVQLELADGRTVVWGSDDRGAEKATVLEAILSSDAEDFDSADVLDISTPSAPVTR; via the coding sequence ATGAGGATGCGGTTCCGCCGCACCGCCGCACCGGGCGAGGACCGAGAGACCACGCAGACCGCGGCCGCCCATGCCGTACCCGGCGAGGATCAGACCGAGACGCCGCTGGATTTTCCCGAGCCGGCAGCTGTCACCAGCCGACGACGACGCCGCCGCAGAGCCCTGACGGGTCTGATCGCACTGGCGGTGCTGCTGGGACTCGTGGCGATGCTCTACTTCTCGCCGCTGCTGGCGCTGCGCAGCATCACCGTGGAGGACAACGACCTGGTCACCGACGCGCGCGCCCAGGAGCTGCTCGAACCCCTGGGCGGCACGCCGCTGCCCCAGGTCAGCGAGGCCGACGTGAGCACGCTGCTGCAGGATGAGCTTGCTGTCGCCGAGGTCGTCGTCGCGGCGGAGCTGCCCGCAGGACTTCAGGTCCGGGTGATCGAACACCCGCCCGTGGCGGAGGTCCGCGTGGGGGAGGAGATCCACTTCTACAGCCAGCAGGGCGAGGTGATCAGAGTCTTCGAGGGCTCGGAGCTCCCGGACGCCGAGGGCTATGCCACTCCCGAGATTTCCGCGGAGGCCGCGCTGCAGAACGAGTCGGTGTTCAGGACGATCGTCTCGGTGCTGGGTCAGCTGCCCGAGGGCGCCCGCGACGAGCTGGACTCGGCCACCGCGGAGTCACGCGACAGCGTGCAGCTGGAGCTTGCGGACGGACGCACCGTGGTCTGGGGCAGCGACGACCGCGGAGCCGAGAAGGCGACGGTCCTCGAGGCGATCCTCAGCTCGGACGCGGAGGACTTCGACTCTGCCGATGTCCTCGACATCTCCACTCCGAGCGCGCCGGTGACGCGGTAG
- a CDS encoding YggT family protein, whose amino-acid sequence MDLFTAPLYLLLTIYQFALVIRIIFDLTQQYVRSWRPKGFALMLAVGVYSITDPPIRWIQRKVPPLNLGGVSLDMGFLLVFLVIVIAKMVLRGFA is encoded by the coding sequence GTGGATCTCTTTACTGCGCCCCTGTACCTGCTGCTGACCATCTACCAGTTTGCGCTGGTGATCCGGATCATCTTCGATCTCACTCAGCAGTACGTCCGCAGCTGGCGACCCAAGGGCTTTGCGCTCATGCTCGCCGTCGGCGTGTATTCCATCACTGACCCGCCGATCCGGTGGATCCAGCGCAAGGTTCCGCCGCTGAACCTGGGCGGAGTCTCCCTGGACATGGGTTTCCTGCTGGTCTTCCTGGTCATCGTGATCGCCAAGATGGTGCTGCGCGGCTTCGCCTGA
- a CDS encoding DivIVA domain-containing protein, with protein MALTPDDLLNKEFPETKFRPGYDKDEVDDFLDEVVVEWRRLTQENEDLTAKVAALEEQLEENPANLEPDELKDAGLSGYAGTSATMTGSIDRIGDEQEPKADSAVTAYPEYELGTRPAQERPQESAGADHAASATGVLAMAQKLHDQYVSEGEQTRAAYIAEGESKRAEYLAEGEQAREAYIAEGTQTREAYIAEGESTRAEYIAEGETRRDELIGAAESTHAQLLAEAERRRSEIVTEAETRAENMIEEAELTSTRTLNALERKKADLESKVGELTSFERDYRARLKDYIEGQLADLNSRGSIEKEATGA; from the coding sequence ATGGCCCTGACTCCTGACGATCTCCTGAACAAGGAATTCCCCGAGACCAAGTTCCGTCCCGGTTACGACAAGGACGAGGTCGACGACTTCCTCGACGAGGTCGTCGTCGAATGGCGACGACTGACCCAGGAGAACGAGGATCTCACCGCCAAGGTCGCGGCCCTCGAAGAACAGCTTGAGGAGAACCCCGCCAACCTCGAGCCGGACGAGCTCAAGGACGCCGGCCTCTCCGGATACGCCGGCACCAGCGCCACCATGACCGGCTCGATCGACCGGATCGGCGATGAGCAGGAGCCCAAGGCCGATTCAGCCGTCACGGCATACCCCGAGTACGAGTTGGGCACCCGTCCCGCCCAGGAGCGGCCTCAGGAGTCCGCCGGGGCAGACCACGCGGCCTCAGCCACCGGTGTGCTGGCCATGGCGCAGAAGCTCCACGACCAGTATGTCTCGGAGGGCGAGCAGACGCGCGCCGCCTACATCGCTGAGGGCGAGTCCAAGCGAGCAGAGTACCTGGCAGAAGGTGAACAGGCCCGCGAGGCCTACATCGCCGAAGGCACGCAGACCCGCGAGGCGTACATCGCTGAAGGTGAATCCACGCGCGCCGAGTACATCGCCGAGGGCGAGACTCGCCGCGATGAGCTGATCGGCGCGGCGGAGAGCACCCACGCCCAGCTGCTGGCGGAGGCCGAGCGTCGCCGCAGCGAGATCGTCACCGAGGCCGAGACGCGCGCCGAGAACATGATCGAAGAAGCCGAGCTCACCTCCACGCGCACACTCAACGCGCTGGAGCGCAAGAAGGCCGACCTCGAGTCCAAGGTCGGAGAGCTCACCAGCTTCGAACGCGACTACCGCGCCCGTCTCAAGGACTACATCGAGGGCCAGCTCGCGGACCTGAACAGCCGCGGCTCGATCGAGAAGGAAGCCACCGGCGCCTGA
- the murC gene encoding UDP-N-acetylmuramate--L-alanine ligase, translated as MTSPRTHAAESPNGPSEVAARLGHVHFLGLAGVGVSAVARLMAADGVPISGTDAKELPVLEEFRRAGAAVHVGYRAENLAEAEHQIGRPISTVIASSIAAAGNPEYDEAVRRGLPILHRSEGLAALMRSRRAVAVAGTHGKTTTSSMATVLLEQAGLSPTFAVGANVAGMGVNAALGSGEWFIAEADESDGSLLNYAPEIGVVTNVEPDHLDHYGTAEAVEQVFVDFTERISDGGHLVLCADDPGARTLLDTVRAPLTARGVSITSYGTADQADLRLSELAPDGGMVSTGSASAPLRLGVPGLHNQLNALAAIAVGLHAGLSLETSVEAVSHFQGTSRRFELRGEFDGVRVYDDYAHHPTEVSAVLAAARSSLTGPGARVHAIFQPHLFSRTAAFAEEFGQALTAADTVAVLEIYPAREEPIEGVTAELLGHPVLSAADAVAAVVGAAEPGDMIMTLGAGDVTALGADVLAALQALR; from the coding sequence GTGACGTCTCCGCGCACGCATGCCGCCGAGTCGCCGAACGGGCCCTCCGAGGTCGCCGCGCGCCTCGGACACGTCCATTTCCTCGGGTTGGCCGGAGTCGGCGTCTCCGCCGTCGCACGCCTGATGGCTGCCGACGGGGTGCCCATCTCCGGCACCGACGCCAAGGAGCTTCCGGTGCTCGAAGAGTTCCGCCGGGCCGGCGCCGCCGTCCACGTGGGCTACAGGGCCGAGAACCTCGCCGAGGCCGAGCACCAGATCGGGCGACCCATCAGCACCGTGATCGCCTCCTCCATCGCGGCCGCGGGCAATCCTGAATACGATGAGGCGGTGCGCCGCGGTCTGCCGATCCTGCACCGCTCCGAGGGTCTGGCCGCACTGATGCGGTCCCGCCGCGCCGTGGCCGTGGCAGGCACGCACGGGAAGACCACGACCTCCTCGATGGCCACCGTGCTCCTGGAGCAGGCAGGGCTCTCGCCCACCTTCGCCGTGGGCGCCAATGTTGCGGGCATGGGGGTCAACGCCGCGCTGGGATCCGGGGAGTGGTTCATCGCCGAGGCTGACGAGTCCGACGGCTCGCTGCTGAACTACGCGCCCGAGATCGGCGTGGTGACCAATGTGGAGCCCGATCATCTGGATCACTACGGCACTGCGGAAGCCGTGGAGCAGGTCTTCGTCGATTTCACCGAGCGCATCAGCGACGGCGGCCACCTGGTCCTCTGCGCGGATGACCCCGGGGCGCGCACGCTCTTGGACACGGTGCGTGCACCGCTGACCGCGCGCGGAGTCAGCATCACCAGCTACGGGACCGCCGACCAGGCAGATCTTCGGCTCTCCGAACTCGCCCCTGACGGAGGGATGGTCTCCACGGGGTCAGCTTCGGCGCCTCTGCGCCTGGGCGTGCCAGGTCTGCACAACCAGCTCAACGCGCTGGCCGCGATCGCCGTAGGCCTGCATGCCGGGCTCAGCCTGGAGACCAGCGTCGAGGCTGTCTCCCATTTCCAGGGAACCTCCCGGCGCTTCGAGCTGCGAGGTGAGTTCGACGGCGTGCGCGTGTACGACGACTACGCCCACCACCCCACGGAGGTCTCCGCGGTGCTGGCGGCTGCCCGGTCCTCGCTCACCGGGCCCGGGGCACGGGTGCATGCGATCTTCCAGCCACATCTGTTCAGCCGCACCGCTGCCTTCGCCGAGGAGTTCGGCCAGGCCCTGACTGCGGCCGACACCGTCGCCGTGCTGGAGATCTACCCGGCCCGAGAGGAGCCGATCGAAGGTGTCACCGCCGAGCTGCTGGGACATCCCGTGCTCAGCGCCGCCGACGCCGTGGCGGCCGTGGTCGGTGCGGCCGAGCCAGGTGACATGATCATGACCTTGGGAGCGGGAGATGTGACCGCGCTCGGTGCCGATGTACTCGCTGCCCTTCAGGCGCTGCGATGA
- a CDS encoding YggS family pyridoxal phosphate-dependent enzyme: protein MRSAARQLAETGEDPRSQELAENLASVHERIDQAVEAAGRSDRPALIVVTKFFPAADVARLYRLGVRDVGENRDQEAAAKAAEVHELLAAGNSAEPAAAGQDLHWHFIGQLQSNKARSVVGYADHLHSVDRASLVKALAKTAEARPRAVVTCLIQVDLRDPLPADARGGAAPEDISTLADALEEAPGLRLGGLMAVAPLEEPPAPAFARLAELSATLRMRRPEADMISAGMSGDLEAAVAHGATHLRVGRDVLGERPLQR from the coding sequence TTGCGCAGCGCAGCGCGGCAACTCGCCGAGACAGGTGAGGACCCACGGAGCCAGGAGCTCGCGGAGAACCTCGCCTCGGTCCATGAGCGCATCGATCAGGCCGTCGAGGCGGCAGGCCGGTCGGATCGCCCCGCCCTGATCGTCGTCACGAAGTTCTTCCCGGCAGCCGATGTCGCCCGGCTCTATCGCCTCGGTGTGCGCGATGTCGGCGAGAACCGCGACCAGGAGGCCGCAGCCAAGGCCGCCGAGGTCCACGAGCTGCTCGCCGCAGGGAATTCAGCGGAACCAGCGGCTGCCGGCCAGGATCTGCACTGGCACTTCATCGGCCAGCTGCAGTCGAACAAGGCCAGGTCGGTCGTGGGCTACGCCGATCACCTGCACTCGGTGGACCGGGCATCTCTGGTCAAGGCACTCGCCAAGACCGCTGAGGCGCGTCCGAGAGCTGTGGTGACATGTCTGATCCAGGTGGACCTCCGCGACCCGCTTCCCGCCGACGCCAGGGGAGGCGCCGCTCCAGAGGACATCAGCACCCTCGCCGATGCCCTCGAGGAGGCGCCCGGGCTCAGACTGGGCGGCCTCATGGCAGTGGCCCCGCTCGAGGAGCCCCCCGCGCCGGCCTTTGCACGCCTGGCGGAGCTCTCGGCGACGCTGCGGATGCGCCGACCTGAGGCTGACATGATCTCCGCCGGTATGAGCGGAGATCTCGAGGCCGCCGTCGCGCACGGCGCGACACACCTGCGGGTTGGCAGAGATGTCCTCGGTGAGCGTCCGCTTCAGCGATAG
- the sepF gene encoding cell division protein SepF, translating into MAGAFKKTMIYLGLADGDDYSEDHFNKEPSSTTQSTQGSPADSAPISRGGSASATSVREAPTSTSAPSTAAGRGSEVVSLGLASEHTETSTHAGQYNSSNLAVDPDYRAPVTPIKRAPSSRDESSPMRKITTVHPRSYNDAKVIGESFRDSIPVIMNVTDMGEAEAKRLVDFSAGLVFGMGGSIERVTNKVFLLTPKNVEVLAEERAAAETPSSAQFFNQS; encoded by the coding sequence ATGGCCGGTGCCTTCAAAAAGACCATGATCTACCTCGGCCTCGCCGACGGAGACGACTACAGCGAGGACCACTTCAACAAGGAGCCCTCGAGCACGACGCAGAGCACCCAGGGTTCCCCGGCGGATTCTGCCCCGATCAGCCGCGGCGGATCCGCTTCGGCCACGTCCGTGCGCGAAGCTCCCACCTCGACCAGTGCCCCCTCGACCGCTGCAGGTCGCGGAAGCGAAGTCGTGTCACTGGGTCTAGCTTCCGAGCACACCGAGACCAGCACTCATGCAGGCCAGTACAACAGCTCCAACTTGGCGGTGGATCCGGATTACCGCGCTCCGGTGACCCCGATCAAGCGAGCTCCCTCATCCCGGGATGAAAGTTCACCGATGCGAAAAATCACCACTGTCCACCCGCGCTCCTACAACGACGCGAAGGTCATCGGGGAGTCCTTCAGGGACAGCATCCCGGTCATCATGAACGTCACGGATATGGGAGAGGCCGAGGCCAAGCGACTCGTCGACTTCTCCGCCGGACTCGTCTTCGGCATGGGTGGGTCCATCGAGCGCGTGACGAACAAGGTGTTCCTGCTCACCCCGAAGAACGTCGAGGTGCTGGCTGAAGAGCGCGCCGCCGCGGAGACTCCGTCCTCGGCCCAGTTCTTCAACCAGAGCTGA
- a CDS encoding signal peptidase II, with product MSEQPAPVHQRSTRNPSRRTAILVAAALAVFAWAADQLTKIWVESTMTLGEQTEVLPPVLYWRYHLNPGAAFSMGTDHTWIFTLIMCLVLGYVVFKSRALGGSWLWTLGLGGLAGGVAGNLTDRIFRDPSLGGEGLATFGQGHVVDFIAVPSFAIFNIADSFIVCSIIGICAMLLFGLNLDGTREQTSTRGEDETPADPAGPEEKRA from the coding sequence GTGTCTGAACAGCCTGCTCCCGTCCATCAGCGGTCCACGCGAAACCCGTCACGCCGAACTGCCATCCTGGTGGCAGCGGCACTGGCGGTCTTCGCCTGGGCCGCTGATCAGTTAACGAAGATCTGGGTCGAGTCCACGATGACTCTGGGGGAGCAGACCGAGGTCCTTCCTCCCGTGCTCTACTGGCGCTACCACCTCAACCCCGGTGCCGCCTTCTCCATGGGCACCGACCACACCTGGATCTTCACGCTGATCATGTGTCTGGTGCTGGGGTACGTCGTCTTCAAGAGCCGCGCCCTCGGCGGCTCCTGGCTCTGGACGCTGGGGCTGGGGGGACTGGCGGGGGGAGTGGCCGGAAACCTGACGGACCGCATCTTCCGTGATCCCTCGCTGGGCGGCGAAGGACTCGCCACCTTCGGACAGGGACACGTGGTGGACTTCATCGCCGTCCCCAGCTTCGCGATCTTCAACATCGCCGATTCGTTCATCGTGTGCTCGATCATCGGCATCTGCGCGATGCTGCTGTTCGGACTGAACCTCGATGGCACCCGCGAGCAGACCAGCACACGCGGCGAGGACGAGACGCCCGCCGACCCGGCAGGCCCAGAAGAGAAGCGGGCATGA
- a CDS encoding RluA family pseudouridine synthase translates to MTAQESSAQTAAQVEVPGALDGSRADAVLATIFEVSRTETTQWLKNGLVTWAQERTQGRAAGRAVKKSDRLQAGALLSVLVPESHDPLEVRIEAVEDMFLLHEDDDIVVVDKPVGVAAHPSPGWTGPTVIGGLLAAGVEISTSGAQERKGIVHRLDVGTSGVMVVAKKERAYTALKDAFRQRSTKKTYHALVQGLPDPVDGTIDAPIGRHPGHDWRFAVLEGGRESRTHYKLIEAYGRASLLDVTLETGRTHQIRVHFSALGHPCAGDLTYGADPQLAVELGLTRQWLHAVQLGFHHPGTGDWVSYRSDYPADLAQALTLLENG, encoded by the coding sequence ATGACCGCGCAGGAGAGTTCCGCGCAGACCGCCGCGCAGGTCGAGGTTCCCGGCGCGCTGGACGGTTCGCGCGCCGACGCGGTGCTCGCGACGATCTTCGAGGTCTCCCGCACGGAGACCACCCAGTGGCTCAAGAATGGACTGGTCACCTGGGCGCAGGAGCGGACCCAGGGCCGCGCGGCCGGCCGAGCCGTGAAGAAGTCAGACCGGCTCCAGGCCGGAGCCCTGCTCAGCGTGCTGGTGCCCGAGTCGCACGACCCCCTGGAGGTGAGGATCGAAGCTGTGGAAGATATGTTTCTGCTGCATGAGGACGACGACATCGTCGTCGTGGACAAGCCGGTCGGTGTGGCGGCGCATCCCTCGCCAGGGTGGACCGGACCGACCGTCATAGGCGGTCTGCTGGCCGCCGGGGTGGAGATCTCCACCTCCGGAGCCCAGGAGCGCAAGGGGATCGTCCACCGGCTCGACGTCGGCACCTCCGGGGTGATGGTCGTGGCCAAGAAGGAGCGGGCCTACACCGCGCTCAAGGATGCGTTCCGGCAGCGCAGCACGAAGAAGACCTACCACGCGCTGGTCCAGGGGCTGCCGGACCCGGTGGACGGGACCATCGACGCTCCCATCGGTCGTCATCCGGGCCACGACTGGCGCTTCGCCGTGCTCGAGGGCGGCAGGGAGTCTCGCACCCACTACAAGCTCATCGAGGCATACGGGCGCGCGAGCCTGCTCGACGTGACCCTGGAGACCGGACGCACCCATCAGATCCGTGTCCATTTCTCCGCCCTGGGTCACCCCTGCGCGGGAGACCTCACCTACGGGGCAGACCCCCAGCTGGCCGTCGAACTGGGTCTCACCCGGCAATGGCTGCACGCGGTGCAGCTCGGCTTCCACCACCCCGGCACAGGGGACTGGGTCAGCTACCGCTCCGACTATCCCGCTGACCTTGCCCAGGCCCTCACACTCTTGGAGAACGGCTGA
- the ftsZ gene encoding cell division protein FtsZ: MASPNNYLAVIKVVGIGGGGVNAVNRMIDVGLRGVEFIAINTDAQALLMSDADVKLDVGRELTRGLGAGANPEVGRQAAEDHSEEIEEVIRGADMVFVTAGEGGGTGTGGAPVVARIARSLGALTIGVVTRPFTFEGRRRAGSAEEGIEQLRDEVDTLIVIPNDRLLSISDKNVSVLDAFRSADQVLLSGVQGITDLITTPGLINLDFADVKSVMQGAGSALMGIGSANGEDRAVKAAELAIASPLLEASIDGAHGVLLSIQGGSDLGLFEINEAARLVQEVAHPEANIIFGAVIDDALGDEARVTVIAAGFDQVDATSRPAQPLQNQAPARSVGSAAPAARTAPPVPGTVPGTVPIAAQNAGSQDTAPQQRVDPARRRSENDEQQDIPDIVESDYNGGRNDDLDVPDFLK; the protein is encoded by the coding sequence GTGGCATCACCCAATAACTACCTGGCCGTGATCAAGGTCGTCGGCATCGGTGGCGGCGGCGTCAACGCCGTCAATCGCATGATCGATGTCGGTCTGCGTGGCGTTGAATTCATCGCCATCAACACTGACGCCCAGGCACTGCTCATGAGCGACGCCGACGTGAAGCTCGACGTGGGGCGTGAGCTGACCCGTGGACTGGGCGCCGGTGCCAACCCGGAGGTCGGCCGACAGGCCGCAGAGGATCACTCCGAGGAGATCGAAGAGGTCATTCGCGGCGCCGACATGGTGTTCGTCACGGCCGGCGAAGGCGGCGGCACCGGAACCGGCGGCGCCCCCGTGGTGGCTCGTATCGCTCGTTCCCTGGGCGCTCTCACCATCGGCGTGGTCACCCGCCCCTTCACCTTCGAGGGCCGCCGTCGCGCGGGCTCCGCAGAAGAGGGCATCGAGCAGCTGCGCGACGAGGTCGACACGCTCATCGTCATCCCGAATGACCGCCTGCTCTCCATCTCAGACAAGAACGTCTCGGTGCTCGACGCCTTCCGCTCCGCCGACCAGGTGCTGCTCTCCGGCGTGCAGGGCATCACCGATCTGATCACCACTCCGGGCCTGATCAACCTTGACTTCGCCGATGTGAAGTCGGTGATGCAGGGCGCTGGTTCGGCCCTGATGGGCATCGGCTCGGCCAACGGCGAGGACCGCGCTGTGAAGGCGGCAGAGCTGGCCATCGCCTCACCGCTGCTCGAAGCCTCCATCGACGGGGCTCATGGGGTGCTGCTGTCCATCCAGGGCGGCTCTGACCTCGGACTCTTCGAGATCAACGAGGCGGCGCGGCTCGTGCAGGAGGTCGCCCACCCGGAGGCGAACATCATCTTCGGCGCGGTCATCGACGACGCACTCGGTGATGAGGCTCGCGTGACCGTGATCGCGGCAGGCTTCGACCAGGTCGACGCCACCTCACGCCCCGCGCAGCCGCTGCAGAATCAGGCCCCCGCCCGCAGCGTGGGCTCCGCAGCCCCCGCCGCCCGCACGGCACCGCCGGTCCCCGGAACAGTGCCGGGAACCGTTCCGATCGCCGCCCAGAACGCCGGATCCCAGGACACCGCTCCGCAGCAGCGGGTGGACCCCGCCCGCCGTCGTTCCGAGAACGATGAGCAGCAGGACATCCCGGACATCGTCGAGTCGGACTACAACGGGGGTCGCAACGACGACCTCGATGTGCCTGACTTCCTGAAGTGA